One genomic window of Thermorudis peleae includes the following:
- a CDS encoding DUF309 domain-containing protein: protein MCCQAADSACCEPPPAELREGVALFNAGEYFTCHEVLEELWRAELRPVRGLYQGILQIGVAFHHLQRGNWIGAVRLLERGLARVEPFQPCCQGVDTARLVAQARVCLEQLITLGPERSGAFPWRLVPTIVIHEHVDAEHGRNR from the coding sequence TCAAGCTGCTGATTCGGCTTGCTGTGAGCCACCACCAGCTGAATTACGTGAAGGTGTTGCCCTCTTCAATGCTGGCGAGTACTTTACCTGTCATGAGGTTCTCGAGGAGCTTTGGCGTGCCGAGCTACGCCCAGTCCGAGGGCTTTATCAAGGTATTCTGCAGATCGGCGTTGCATTCCATCATCTTCAGCGTGGGAACTGGATCGGCGCCGTGCGTCTCCTCGAACGCGGTCTTGCGCGAGTCGAACCTTTCCAGCCATGTTGTCAGGGGGTTGATACAGCGCGGCTGGTAGCGCAGGCGCGGGTGTGCCTCGAGCAACTGATCACGCTCGGCCCAGAGCGCTCTGGAGCATTTCCCTGGAGATTGGTACCGACGATTGTCATACATGAGCATGTGGATGCAGAGCATGGAAGGAACAGGTGA